CCCCATGTGACTGAAATTTTTTGCTGATTTCTTtcattactttaataaaatatctacttttctccctattaattaaatactttctctctctttactttattcaatttcttacacccaatcattattcttacacccaatcattactcatatcccaatacaaaccaagattcagttttcttaaaccacacccaacattctttagggggagaacaaaagggaatggagggagtatattttagtactccctccatttcctaaggctttatttggttgggaggaattggaaggaaaagaaaagaaagaaaaggtaATATAAGGTTTTCTGATTTTGGTATAAATaatcagcgcgtctcctgtgagaccagtcacaccatcaacttgatggtgtgacgagcgcgaaactaatagcgtacctcccctaaaactataaaaaaaagtaacagatctaaactatagaagtaacatgcctaaactaaaaaagtacctcctctaaaattatatatatataaaaaaagtaacatgtctaaactatagaagtaacatacttaaactaaaaaagtacctcatctaaaattattaaaaaaaagtaacatgtctaaactatagaagtaacatacctaaactaaaaaaaacctcctctaaaattattaaaaaaaaaagtaacatgtctaaactatagaagtaacatacctaaactaagaaggtatctcccctaaaactactccgtataaaaaaagtaacatgtataaactatagaagtaacatacctaaactaaaaaaagtacttcctctaaaattatatataaaaaaagtaacatgtctaaactatagaagtaacatacctaaactaagaaagtatctccctaaaactactccgtataaaaaaaaagtaacatgtataaactatagaagtaacatacctaaactaaaaaagtacctcatttaaaattataaaaaaaagtaacatgtctaaactatagaagtaacatacctaaattcacaagtgtgaactggtcagttgatggtgaggacagtctcatataagaatttgggataaataattatatgggaagtgaaagaaaagaaaggaattgGAAAGAAAGCTCTtttagggggcgtttggttgggggttttcaggaaagggaaagggaatgatAGGGTTTCATtccatttgttgttgtttgtttggtggtttttgtcattccctttaccctattttctttttcacttaCCCCAAATCCCTCTATAATGATACCCTACCACCCCCAAGGTTTGccattccctttcccttgaccactctttataaataataaataataaataataaataatactcccaccgttcctaaataagtgtcacatttgggCTCCGGcgcggtaattaataaaattgtaaagtgtgtaagagttaatgattgagaatgttttttttggggaaaggataaagtaaataattgtttaattgaataaagtacaaataaagtggatgtggggattgaaaagtggaaaaatgtagaatgtgtaagtaaaagtaatcatgatttatagaaaagtgggaaaagtgtatggaaaagtgtgaaaagtgtatggaaaagtgggaaaagtatatgttcaaaaatagaaatgtgacacttataagggaacgccaaaaaaaggaaatgtgacacttatttaggaacggagggagtaataaataataataaataataaataataaatactccctccgttccaattTAAGTGTTCAGTTCCCACAAATAacgttcccttataagtgtccagttttcatttttggacatacacttttcccacttttctatacacttttttcactttttccacacacttttcccactttttcataaatcgttattacttttttcttacacattctacacttttcccacttttcaatccccacatctttttatttgtacttcaaacattaaacaattatttactttttcctttcccaaaaaaacacactctcaatcattacctcttacacacAATTCAGTTTTATTAAAAACCGCATAAATGTCCAAAGTGGACACTTAAATAGGAACGGGGGgagtagtaattaataataaatactaaataataatgataaataataataataaatactccctccattcctttttgttgttcccatttccttttttggcgtttctttttgttgttcccctactgaatctttactatttttggccatagtttttttaccaatttaccctaagattccccactatttaccaaaaataccctaagattctaccctttcccacccacttttaccccacccaccttatttaattaatttcccaTCCCCCATAACCCCACCCCACTACCCGTCACTTTCACTTCAACCCCCCTcctcatttctctctctctctcttcattatttctgatttctctctctctctcttcattatttctgatttctctcttcgttatttctgatttctctctctctcttcattatCTTACtatccctctctctctctctcttcattttcttgcTCTGTTTTTCACTCTCTCCTCCTAAAGATCTCCCTGTTCTTTCATACCGGGAGTGAGATCGCCGCCGCCACCACAACCAAACCTCCGCCGCCGCCACCACCCTCCGTTAAAGTTATAGAATACGGAAATATggctttagatggtgaaattcgaccataaaaactctagatctagagtttttatggtcgaatttgacctctaaatccTTAAAATCGTGAGTGATAGTAAGGATCAagtgttattaattattatgttgTATTTTTTCGTTGAATTTTCTGGGTTTATTTTGCTAGATTTTTTGGTTGATTGCTGTCGAATTTTTGGTGGTTTTTGTCGAATTTTTGGTGGTTTTTGTCGAATTTTCTGGGTGGTTTTTGTCGAATTTTTCAGTTGATTTTCGTCGATTTTTGGCTGAATTATTGGGTTGATTTTTGGGTTAAATTTGGTCGAATTTGgtggttgattttgggttgaatttgtgAGTATTTATGGGTTGAAATTGTTCGCATTTCTGGGTTggatttgggttgaattttgctcgatttttggttgaatttattcgattttctgggttgaatttgttcaaattgggttgaatttgttgttcggTTTTCTGGGTTAAATTTGCtcgattttctgggtttaatttggGTTAAACTTGTTCGtatttctgggtttaatttgggttgaattctgggtttattttttaaaattatttattcgattttctgggtttgattttggttgaatttgggttgaattctcggttgattttggttgaatttgggttgattgctgttgaattttttgggggtttttggttggattttcttgatctttttgttgatttttctggTACGAATTTTCTGCAATTTTGTGGTTCGATTTTTCTGGTTCGAATTTAATCCTTTTTTGtttgttattaataataaaatttctcccatttatcttatttatttaatattttctctctccttaccttattttaaatatataatctcttacacccaatcattattcttacacccaatcattactcatatcccaatacaaaccaagattcagttttcttaaaccacacccaacattctttaggggaacaacaaaaaggaatggaggaagtaataaataataaataataaataatgaataattaataattaataattaataattaataattaataattaataattaataattaataattaataattaataattaataattaataattaataattaataattaataattaataattaataattaataattaataattaataattaataattaataattaataattaataattaataattaataattaataattaataattaataattaataattaataattaataattaataattaataattaataattaataattaataattaataattaataattaataattaataattaataattaataattaataattaataattaataattaataattaataattaataattaataattaataattaataattaataattaataattaataattaataattaataattaataattaataattaataattaataataataattaataattaataattaataattaataattaataattaataattaataattaataattaataattaataattaataattaataattaataattaataattaataatataattaataattaataattaataattaataattaataattaataattaataattaataattaataattaataattaataattaataattaataattaataattaataattaataataaataattaataattaataattaataattaataattaataataataataatgataataataataataaataataaataataaataataaataataaataataaataatgaataataataaataaataataaataataaataataatcaataatcaataattaataataaataataataattagtaataaataataaataataaataataaataataattattaattaataattatttattatttattatcttacataggagagagagaggggggagAAGAATGGacaaaccaaacaacattctTAAACAAAGGGTTTTCATTCCATTCTCCTTGATTCCCATTCtcattctctttccctttccccTTCTCCAACCAAATGGCCCCttataaaattttcactttcctttcctcccaaaattggaggaatttagaaggaaagagaaaattaaaagctgtcatttagatttcctttctcttcccttcatttctttcccttaaaccaaacacaggaaaataaaatctatttcccttctcttcttttcctttcttttcctttcttttcccttcctttcttttctcttcctttcctttactaataatgaaccaaatagggcctaaatgatcttcctatttggtgtttggggtggaaaataagaaaatggaatcttgtaatgattgggtgtaagagaaaataataaataaatgaaaagtaataaagaaatgaaggagagagaagatatttttattaaagtaaaaaaaaatcataaaagtggggttgggtaggtgaatggggaaatgtgaatgaattaaataagagcACTCCCATCAATGGGGAGAAATTTTGCTCACGAGCAAAAAAGggtgagaaaaaaaaaaaaaataacagacCACATCAATGAGGAATACAAAATTTGCCCACGAGGAAAGCAAAAACAGAACGCGAGGCATGCATTTTAGGCTGAATTGCTCGCCAGATTTTGGGCCCCACCACCTGACCATTTTCTTTGGAAAGTTGAAGCATTCACGTGAAAATTACCGTTTATTTTGCTTTCCAACAGCtacatttcaaaaaaaattaaacaatacaTTTTATCACCCACTCCCTGCTTGACACGTGTCCCATTATTTGATTAGCCAATCAAAATTTTATGCCCTTTTCAAAACGGCTATATTATTTTAACGGTAATTTTaccttaaataattaaaaaaaataaaaataattacaccAACGGTCATAAAATTTCAAGATCTATAAATAGAGACCAAATTTGATATATTTTAACACACTTTCAAAaatcatttttctctctctaaaatcatcaaaatcattTTTCATACTAAGTATTACTAtaatttgtgttattttttggAATTTACTGAACATTCCAGTAGCATATAATTTCGAAAATTTTATTTCCTgttgttatttattaattttatcattattattattattattattattattgtttagtttattattattattattattattattattatggaaaaccaccaaaacgttacaagcttaacaagctacaaagataaagtaaactacaagaagttggtggggagccgagatacaatctgggcccccactcctctagctatggcgaacccgatcctgctgaaaatgtgggcagctgcccgcgcccctatgtcttgagccctggagtacgtctggacccgcttcagcaacgaaacagcccctttctctaactccccaaaagaagagaaggaaaaaggaaagaaaccgtaacccaaagccctacaacgtgccgcatacttaacctgcttccgctgcgcagcaaccgccacaacccgacccggaacgaagtctgacaacccagattgcgtcataggtgaagacccagtcaagtcaacacacacatctacaccgccatcccaagaataaagcaatatatctgcaggacgaagagctccatcactctcactagtcagcccaacatcaacctccttacgagcagaaatccccgaccgatagcaaatatccaaaagggtatcacgaacaacattatgtcgatgtttgatacccacgatcccagcacaagacacggcatgatccccataaatatccccatcgaaaacccgagagcaagcagaacacgtcgtcgaatcagagaacaacggaatacccaaccgatagcaaagaaccgaacgataagtcttaccgttcatagtctggcctaaacccgagatggggactgcccgcaaccaagatgtttattattattattattatctattatctattacattatactaaaacatacaccaggaatgacacgtgtcactcccTGGTGCtgttttttcccgccaaaataatttttatttattttactttaaaaaaattacattaccATTTTTAGGAAACAAAggtaaaaatgaaataaaaatgtAATTCAGTTACCATAAATGAAAATACAATATATTATTTGAGGAAATctgaatcaatattattttttcctttacaatattatttaatttctgTGTAttgttaataatataatacacaAAGTAATTAcgaatgttaattaaaaaaaataatgcaTTAGAAGTACGTTCATTTATCAAAATTGTACTCAATTTAAACTATGTTGCATTTGACTGACTCAGTTATACTCGGGgttttttttctaaaattagtcttgagtcagtcattcgggtttgcttAATTGTGTTAGATCGATCTACATACAAGTACACAACTATAATCTTTAACTTTGTAttgtaatatgcaaatttatttcatttgaatatttttctacacaactttgaatttatactttttcaaaTATCCTTTTTATTTTCACGTTTTACTAATATCGCAAGTCTTTTGTTTAGTTACTATtggaataataaattatttttgtaGTAACCGTGTGTTACACGGTCCCTAAactagttattatttttattattgatttattgttattattattatcaaataaatcaaatgctaacaaagtcaaacttttacaaataattagtgggaagctgagatacaatctgggcccccattCAGATTATTATACTTAAGAGTAGTGTTATGAGTCACAAAAGGGACTAACATTAGTCAAACTTttacaattattattattactattattactattattattattattattattactattattcttactatttttatataataataataatcattattattatttattatttactgcgtatatttattatttagtatttgttatttgttatttattattcattatttgttATTCGTTatctattactccgtatttgttatttttaatttactatttttaatttactgtttattattatattttatttattatattttacttattatttattattttcataaagatctctacggttactatttgcacaaatatctCAAACCTTTAAAATAGTCACAATTGGAGTACTATTCTTAAGAGTAGTGTTATGAGTCACAAAAGGGTGAAATTTAATAttcctaacaaatataattttGCAATCCTTACCTTTAGATGCTCTATGTTGATTGTTTAAACAACCTGAACCATGGTACTCCCATATTTTTTCATGCTCCACTTGCttaatattttttctttctttttctttttctccctTTCTTTTATGGTGGTGATAACTAGCAAGGTGTTTAATGTTTAGTTTATTTCATGTGTTTAAATTTTATGTCACAATCTAGTTTTAATAAGTTTTCAATAAGCTTGTATTAATTCGTGTTGTGCCTTTAAACTTGTATTAGTTCGTGTTATGTCTttaactttgtattgttttgtgTTATGTAATATATTACATTATTTTTTATTGCCAAGTAGTATTTTACACATTGTTGTTATTATATTATAAGAAAGTACAATATAATCTTATCAAGAAATCCATAAAATATTATCAACCAATAGAAAATCTAAGAAAATCTAAGAACATCCAGTAACATCTTGTCAAGAAAATCTTATCAACAAAATCTAATTACATCCAATAACATCTTATCGAAAatctaagaaaatccaaaaaatcttatcgaaaatctaagaaaatccaaaaatcttatcgaaaatctaagaaaatccaaaaatcttaccgaaaatctaagaaaatccaaaaatccaTATATTCTTATCCACATTACTCTTTAAATACACACACATTATCAAACTCATTTCTCACACTCACTTCTCATTATCACACTCTACTATCACACTCTACTATATCTCAAAAAAATGTTATTTGAATACAGTTCAAGCTCAGAATCTGCTGATGAGAATCCATACGGATAAGTTGATCGAATGGTTGACGAATTTGTCACTCATCACTTACCAAACACATTCTTTCCACGAGGTCCTAGACTTCGAAATGTGAATGATACCATTCCGATTCCAGCAGATAGAAACCGTGAAGAAAGGCATAACCGCTTGTTTAATGATTACTTTGCGGAAAATCCAGTATATTCAGACAAACAGTTTCGTCGAAGGTTTCGAATGAGAAGACCTTTGTTTTGCCGTATCATGAACAAAgtggttgaaaatgatgttttcttgcAACAGAGAAGAAATGCTGCCGGAAAATTAGGGTTATCAGGATTGCAAAAATGCACTGCAGCTATCAGAATGTTAGCATATGGTTTGGCTCCGGATGCAATTGATGAATATCTGCGAATGGGTGAAACAACTTCAAAAAAATCATTATTACATTTCACTCAAGGGGTAATCAAGCATTTTGAAGAGGATTACCTAAGAAGTCCTACAGATGAAGACTTAAGGAGAATCCTTTATCAAAATGAAATGCGCGGATTTCCAGGCATGATCGGTAGTATTGATTGTATGCACTGGGAATGGAAGAACTGTCCTACCGCATGGAGAGGTCAATACCAAGGACGCAGCGGGAAAGCGTCCCTAATTCTTGAAGCTGTTGCAGATCAAGATCTATGGATTTGGCATTCATTTTTTGGTATTCCTGGTTCATCTAATGACCTTAATGTTCTGCACCGTTCTCCTGtttttgatgatgttttgacaGGTAAGGCACCTCCTATCACTTTTCAGGTGAATGGACATGAATACAACATGGGGTACTACCTCACATATGGTATTTATCCAAATTGGGCTACGTTCATTCAAGGATTTTCTCGTCCCCAACTTGAAACGGAAAGGTTGTTTGCTAACAGACAAGCGCATGTTCGTAAGGATGTTGAACGTGCATTCGGAGTTTTGCAAGCAAGATTCGCCATTGTACGACAACCATCTCTGGCTTACGATGAAGATATATTAGGCGATATAATGAAGGCTTGTATCACCTTACACAACATGATAGTTGAGGATGAACGAGATATGTATGTCCGAGCTGATGTGTTACAAAGGTACTATGAAGAAGACCTTTCGAGCTTAACCGCAACAGTGAATAATGTGAACCCTTTGAGTTCCAGACTGGACAACCCTACTCCATTAACGCATTATTGGGGAGAATAACAACTTTGCGTAGCAGTCAAATTCACCACTCTTTGAAAGAGGATTTAATTGAGCATAACTGGAAAAAGTATGGAGGCAATAATCATTAAACTCATGCCTCGAAGAAGAGTTGTTATTTTAGTGGTTGCGTTTGATTTATCGTAATTTTTTTAATCATATTTTGGCTTTATGATGTTTTAGTTTATGACATAGTGTGTTTAGTCCATCTATTATGTATTTATTCAATTAtgtccctttattttatttaaatttatgaaatattttcaataaaatTTATAGTATTAAAAATAGATATAAAAATAACGTAAATAAAATGATTAacgtaaattaaataatttatcttaactaattgttaaaattcatttaagttattaatataattgaataaATACAAAAAGGATGGAGTATGTGGGAAATAGAAAGTGTGGTGGGGTTTAGTGAATAGTAAAAGTAAAAGTGGTGAggagttttttattttgctcattGGTGGGATGAGTTTGTTGTAACAAAATTTGTATGTGAGGAAAGTGATGTGGAGGAGTAAGAAAGTGGTAGAGAGATAGTGGTGAGGAGTTTTTTTTCCCCATTGATGGGAGTGGTCTAAGGGATGGTggagaaatttatggtaaaaagtcatgtccaaaaatagaaacaagaagatcaaataggaacgacatttatagaaacaggaagataaaaaaaggaatggagggagtactgtAGTCATGTGATATATTGTTAGATTcgtatatttatatattttcgaaatatcaactttttataattttaattcgAGATATTAAGAGCCAAAGTATGTGTTGAAAAACGTAAAGTCAACCAcggtgcaatatttaaggaacTGAGGAAgaattaaattccttattttcATGACTTTTTCATTAGATATTTTATACGTAGTTAATCATtaagattaaaaataaataacaactAAGAGTCATAAGCTATAGTTGATTATCTAGGTGATTAGaattgtaacgccccgacctctaattcaattattagggaataattagcagcggaattaacctaattcggtcgggacattacctgccgtaactccctcttgggaattacaaggcaaccatcaatcataagctatttaaactccaaaattaacataatacttGTTTTGTATTCCCAaggtaaaagtacataacttactacgagtctttaattaaactatcaaAACGTTAAGCgtaactaggtgaatattattaaagtgaaatcctcgccactactcgtttccatcgttcccagcagtacctaaaacagaaaacaaaaacggtgagccgaagactcagtaacgaactattctagcaacgtaaattcatttcaattcattttatttaataacacagggagaatagaataatgtaaagcattttataaagtcctttatttaattcattcataactttagggtgcacatgctagtcgtggcaagtatgacatggtggaacgtcttccacgatggaccgctgtccataaaacatggggccttggcccgaaaaacatgagagccttggctcaatgggcggatgccccatgggtacatgcatgaccgagaatcgtaacctgtgaacatatactgccaaacggactaggaatttcactttcatttatcatgtttcgtttaattttacgttttagcctttttacttcagtagaagtaacataattcctttagatcatgagatcatgataaaacatcatttagatcctgggatccataaaatatcatttctttcctggcatcatagagacatcatttcattcatggtttcttataaagatcgttttataagaatttcaatcaatcatattataataaataattcaatcaaatcacatttcatttcccgcaattcataaaacatgtcaaagcattcagatcataaattcaatcatattgtcatgatttcataaacatatttagaagggaattgcgggtactagcaatagccgttacctcacttccacgattttgGCTAAGGATTTTCgctggttcgttcgtcctgagctccgagtccaatttctttaaaaatagtaaataattgaattagtattagatcgataaataatttaaaattaatattttataaatcataaattttataagtaatgaatttatatataacgaattttaataaattataatttcgaattttaacgaaaatgttattattaattaaattttcaatcgaaatacatatatatttgataaatcgattttcatgaaaatcttatttaaattccgtttttgttaactcaagctagtaatttattttagtaaaatcgatatTCGATAAtttaacctgaaaaataataacaatttattagtaaataattatatgataaaaatttattaaaacatgaaaattaataatttagagATTCTGAAATTTAATAATAGGAAATCTGAAATAGTTATTCAATTTTTAACTCACCAAAGGCCCAAAGTAAAATAGCCCAACTCAAATACGAGTTTGAGACTTTGAGGTGAATAAGAATCAATGTTTCACTTAGAAACATGATTCTCGGTTTTCTGGGAAGGGAAatagaaacaggggaggggcgTGAAACAGGGAAGGCACGGAGGAGGAAGGGAGTTGGGGTGGCTGGGCTCGGTTGTCGGCGACGGGGAAACTCCAGCGTGGCTGGGCGGTTCTGACCGCGTGGCTGTGGCTCGCGGATAAGAGGAAGAAAAGGAGGGGTGTGCGAACAGGGGAGGGAGAACAGGGGAGTCGAAGAGAAAGGAGGCGGTGCACGGCGGAGCAGAGCACGAATAGGAGGGGAGATGGGGCTAGGTTTGGTGGCGCCAGAAATCTCCGGTGAAGGCGAAGGTGGTGGTGGCTGGTCTGCGGCGGTAGGACGACGAAAGAAGGGGGGGGAAAGTGCGAAGGAGGCGAGAGAACAGGGGAGTTTGGGGGTGGGGTTTTGCGGTGGTTCTGGGCGGCGTATCGCCGGAGATTGAGGATGGAGTTGGGTTTAGGAGGTGGTAATGTGTTTGTGGACTTGTGGTGTGGTGGCGTGGTGTCGGTGTTGGTGGTGCAgcgaagagaaaagggagaggcaGGGGAGACGATATGGGTGTGCGGTGGTGGCCGACGGTGATTGGGACGGTTCTGGGTCGTTGTTGCGGTGTTTAACGGTGGTTGAGGTGGCGGACAATGGTGGTTATGGTGGTGGTCGTTGGTCCGAATCAGAGAAATCAAAAGGGGAGTGAAATTGgttgttgttttgatttttgatattGAATTTCAATTAGGAAATAGAAACTGAATTTGTATCCATGTAGAGTAAATGGGAAGGAATGAACATGGACTGAATTGTGGGAAAGAGAGGAATGAAGGAAAATGTTTCCTTTTGCTTTGTACGTGGCGAGCAAGGGAAGAGGAGAAGGAAGAAAATTTCTTCACTCATTTGTGCGTGGGAAGCAagcagaaaaagaaaaaaaaaaatgattttggCTCTTTTAAGGGCaatttcgtaatttcacattatttggccaaaatttcagaaattgttgctatttttgaaacttactaaaaatagaaatgtttaattaaaataattctttataaaatttatcgttaacgaaaaataaataaatcttcgtttataaatttatcgtttaaaataaatcgtaaaaacgattaaaataacgaaatttgattattcataattatttaaaacaaaatcaagctaataaataatttttaattttaataaaatcatgtttaaaaatttcggggtattacaagaATCTATTACTCCGAAAAAGAAAAGTTGTTATTATGATGGAACACCACAAGAGGGAGGGTGGTTGTACTGGGAACTTATAGCCAAAATAATTGCggattttttctttttataaa
This Spinacia oleracea cultivar Varoflay chromosome 6, BTI_SOV_V1, whole genome shotgun sequence DNA region includes the following protein-coding sequences:
- the LOC130462723 gene encoding protein ALP1-like; its protein translation is MVDEFVTHHLPNTFFPRGPRLRNVNDTIPIPADRNREERHNRLFNDYFAENPVYSDKQFRRRFRMRRPLFCRIMNKVVENDVFLQQRRNAAGKLGLSGLQKCTAAIRMLAYGLAPDAIDEYLRMGETTSKKSLLHFTQGVIKHFEEDYLRSPTDEDLRRILYQNEMRGFPGMIGSIDCMHWEWKNCPTAWRGQYQGRSGKASLILEAVADQDLWIWHSFFGIPGSSNDLNVLHRSPVFDDVLTGKAPPITFQVNGHEYNMGYYLTYGIYPNWATFIQGFSRPQLETERLFANRQAHVRKDVERAFGVLQARFAIVRQPSLAYDEDILGDIMKACITLHNMIVEDERDMYVRADVLQRYYEEDLSSLTATVNNVNPLSSRLDNPTPLTHYWGE